In the genome of Hyphobacterium sp. CCMP332, one region contains:
- a CDS encoding DNA primase — translation MAISQDSIRKVKEVVDILDVIGDFVNLKKKGQNWFGLSPFQDEKTPSFSVSPGKGIFKDFSSGKAGDSITFIMEHERLSYLEAIRYLAKKYGIELEESEPSHEEKQKASEIESLHIALNFARDYFINQLKNSESGKAIGLSYFKERGFTSQTIEKFELGYSQTNWDTFLKEAESKQFSREILEKAGLIIVKDGKVYDRYRGRVIFPIHNLIGKVIGFGARILGNDKNQPKYINSPETPVYNKSKELYGFYFAKNAIRNEDECILVEGYTDVISLNQAGIENVIASSGTSLTEEQVKVIRRFTKNITLIFDGDEAGLKASERGLRLVLKAGMNLKVVTLPEGMDPDSFVKQKGGVDFKDFLTRNKQDFLSFKTKVQLESIQGEPFKKAELIREIVEIIALIPDAITRSVYFKACSELLDIDEQVLVSEYNKKVFNQNRDKYKKGYSQQNARDSELSTPHDDVKQKVNIKRETESEINEMEVLKYLLNFSNIFIEPDNVSLGKYLLNSISDVEFKNQKYNKVLQVYKQFEDKEAFPEVKDFLNNEEFEELRETVINIISEKYSVSDNWEKQNIFVPPADHDLVNKLYSDIHRLKWNKVRELKESARYELKKMSESGEAEENYMKVLKYFNELKKIEKHISGELGNVIS, via the coding sequence ATGGCCATAAGTCAGGATTCCATTCGCAAAGTAAAGGAAGTCGTTGATATTCTTGATGTTATCGGCGATTTTGTCAATCTGAAGAAAAAAGGGCAGAATTGGTTTGGTCTTTCACCATTTCAGGATGAAAAAACGCCATCGTTTTCGGTTTCTCCGGGCAAGGGAATATTCAAGGATTTCAGTTCAGGGAAAGCCGGAGATTCTATCACCTTTATTATGGAGCATGAACGGCTAAGCTATCTTGAAGCCATAAGATATTTAGCCAAAAAATACGGCATTGAATTAGAGGAAAGCGAACCCAGTCACGAAGAAAAACAAAAGGCAAGTGAAATCGAAAGTTTGCACATTGCTTTGAATTTCGCTAGAGATTACTTTATTAATCAATTAAAGAATTCTGAAAGTGGCAAGGCGATTGGGCTTTCCTATTTTAAAGAACGCGGGTTTACATCTCAAACAATTGAAAAATTTGAGTTGGGATATTCACAAACAAATTGGGATACATTTCTCAAGGAAGCCGAATCCAAACAATTTTCAAGAGAAATCCTAGAAAAAGCCGGTTTAATTATTGTAAAAGATGGAAAGGTTTACGATCGCTATCGTGGAAGGGTAATATTTCCTATCCACAACTTGATTGGGAAAGTAATTGGTTTTGGTGCGAGAATTTTGGGTAATGATAAAAATCAACCCAAATACATCAACTCACCGGAGACACCTGTTTATAATAAAAGCAAAGAGCTCTATGGATTTTATTTTGCTAAAAATGCCATACGCAATGAAGATGAATGCATCCTGGTTGAAGGTTATACAGATGTTATATCGCTAAATCAGGCCGGAATAGAAAATGTTATTGCATCAAGCGGCACGTCGCTTACTGAAGAACAGGTAAAGGTCATTCGTCGATTCACTAAAAATATCACTCTGATTTTTGATGGGGATGAAGCCGGACTTAAGGCTTCTGAAAGAGGTTTGCGATTGGTGCTTAAGGCAGGGATGAATTTAAAAGTAGTAACCCTTCCCGAAGGGATGGATCCGGATTCATTTGTCAAGCAAAAAGGCGGTGTTGATTTTAAAGACTTCCTGACCCGAAATAAGCAGGATTTCCTCAGCTTCAAAACAAAGGTTCAACTTGAATCAATACAGGGAGAACCATTTAAAAAAGCTGAACTTATCCGCGAAATAGTAGAAATTATTGCTTTGATACCCGATGCCATCACTCGTTCGGTATATTTTAAAGCATGTAGTGAATTACTGGATATTGATGAACAGGTACTGGTCTCCGAATACAACAAAAAAGTATTCAATCAAAACAGAGATAAGTACAAAAAAGGTTATTCTCAACAAAACGCAAGAGATTCGGAGCTATCCACTCCACATGATGATGTAAAGCAAAAAGTTAATATTAAAAGAGAAACGGAGTCTGAAATCAATGAGATGGAGGTGCTCAAATACCTCTTAAACTTTTCCAATATTTTTATAGAGCCCGACAATGTTAGTCTTGGTAAATACCTTCTCAATTCTATTTCAGATGTTGAATTTAAAAATCAAAAATATAACAAGGTACTCCAGGTTTATAAACAATTTGAGGATAAAGAAGCGTTTCCGGAAGTGAAGGATTTTTTAAACAATGAAGAATTTGAAGAATTAAGAGAAACTGTGATAAATATCATTTCAGAAAAGTATTCTGTTAGCGATAATTGGGAAAAGCAAAATATTTTTGTTCCACCTGCCGATCATGATTTAGTAAATAAATTATACTCAGACATTCATCGGTTGAAATGGAACAAAGTCAGAGAATTAAAGGAATCGGCTAGATATGAACTCAAAAAAATGAGTGAAAGCGGGGAAGCTGAGGAAAACTATATGAAAGTTTTAAAATATTTTAATGAGCTTAAAAAAATCGAGAAACATATATCAGGTGAATTGGGTAATGTGATTTCCTAA